From the Rhizobium sp. SL42 genome, the window TGCTTGCCTTTCTGCTCACCCTGAAAAAGGCGGATCATGCCCATGGCGGCGCGCATTTCTACGCATCGCCGAATTCCGACCTGCTCGGCATCCTGGTCGAGCGCGCCACCGGCAAGCGTTATGCCGAGGTTTTTTCCGAGCGCCTGTGGAAACCGCTCGGCGCGAAGAACCACGCCAGCGTGACCGTGGATACCGAAGGTTCGGCCCGCGCAGCCGGCGGTGTCTCGGTGACCGCACGCGATCTCGCCCGCGTCGGCGAAATGGTGCGCAACAATGGTCTGGTCGATGGCCAGCAGGTGGTGCCGCAAGCCTGGGTCGCCGACATGCTGCAAGCCGGGGACCATCAATCCTGGGTGGACGGCAAGCCCAACCTTTTGCCGAACGGACGCTACCGAAGCCAGTGGTACCAGAGTGGCGAGGCGGATGGCGCCTTCTGCGCCATCGGTATCCATGGCCAGTGGCTCTATGTCGATCCGTCCACCGAGACAGTGATCGTCAAGCTCTCGTCCCAGCCCAACCCGCTGGATGACGAGTTGAAGCAGGACAATTTCGCCTTTTTCCGCGCCCTCAGCGGCCTGAACGCCTGAGAAACGCCTGACCCGAATTATTGACAACCGGAATGACCGCCATGTCCCAGACCGCCGACCTGATCATCACCAATGCCCGCGTGCTGACGATGGACCCAGCCAAACCGCGCGCTGAAGCGATTGCACTTCTCGGAAACCGGATCCTGGCGGTCGGTTCCGCACCCGAGATCGACGCACTTGCCGATGCAGCAACCCGCGTCATCGATGCCAATGGCGCAACGGTCCTGCCCGGCTTCAACGAAGCGCATATGCATATTTTCCCGGGCTCCGTGTCGCTGCGCCAACTCAACCTGCACGGCATCCAGGGTATCGACCAGATGAAGACCGCAATCCTTGACTATGCGGCCGCCAATCCCGATGAACCGCTGCTGATGGGCTTTTCCGCCGACTATTCGATCATCGGCCTCGGTGAACCGGTAACCCGCCAGCATCTCGACTCCATCCTGCCCGACCGCCCCTTCATGATGTTCGCACCCGACCACCATACGGCATGGGCCAACACCAAGGCTCTGCAGCAGGCAGGCCTTCTGTACGGCAAGGATGTCGGCATCGGCAACGAAGTTGTCATGGGGGCCGACGGCCTGGCCAGCGGCGAATTGCGAGAAGGCAATGCCTTCGGCCCGGTCGCGGCACTCGCCTCGACCGGTGGCCGCGAGGAACTGGGCATGGTCACCGGCATGGACCCGGAAACAGTGACCCCGGAGCAATACGCACTCGACCGGTCAATCCTCAAGGCGGGGCTGAACTACTGCGCATCCTGGGGCGTCACCTCGATCCAGAATTTCGATGGCAATCACTACCAGTTGCGCCTGATGCGCGATCTGGAACAGGCCGGCGAGTTGCCCTGCCGGATCCGCATCCCCTTCCACATGAAAAACTTCATGGACCTTGGCGAACTCGACAAGGCCGCCGAATGGAAGAAGGAATTCGCCACCGACATGGTGCGCGGCGACTTCGTCAAGGTGTTCATGGATGGCGTGCTCGACAGCCAGACCGCCTATATGCTCGGCGGCTATGGCGATCGCCCCGACTATGACTACGAACCACTGTTCTCCCCACACGCCTTCAACGCGATTGCCACAAGGGCCGATGCCCTCGGCCTACAGGTCGCCGTGCATGCCATTGGCAGCGCCGCCATCCGCCAGACCCTCGACGGCTACGAGGCCGCGCTCGCGGCAAATGGCAAACAGGACAACCGCCACCGCATCGAGCATATCGAGATCATTCACCCGGACGACATTCCGCGCTTTGCCACCCTTGGCATCGTCGCCTCGATGCAGCCGGTGCACTATCCGGGCGGCACCTGCTTCCCGGCAGAACCCACCACCGCAAAGATCGGCGAAGACCGTTGGCAATATGCCTATGCCTGGCGGACGATGAAGGAGGTAGGCGCCCCGGTCGTCTTTGCCTCCGACTGGCCGGTCTCGCCGGTTTCGCCCTTCCAGTGCATCCAGGATGCCCTGACCCGCAAACCCTGGAAGGACGGCTTGCCCGACCAGCGCTTCTCGCTCGAGGAATCGCTTGAGGCCTATACGGCGATCGGCGCCTGGGTCGAATTCATGGAAGACCGAAAGGGCAGGCTGAAACCCGGCTTTCTCGCCGATGTCGTGGTCCTGTCGACCGATATCGAAACCGTCGCACCCAACGAGATCATGGCAAAAGTCCGCGCCGCGATCACCATCTGCGATGGACGGATCACCTATCAAGCCTGATTGAGCGCAGCGAGCGAAAGTAACAGCATCATGAGCATCCCTGCCGATATCATCATTCACAATGCACGCGTCCTGACCATGGACGACGCCATGCCGAAGGCGCAGGCGATTGCCCTCGCCGGAAACCGCATTCTGGCCGTGGGCACCGATGCCGAGATCATGACCCATTGCGCGCCCGCCACCCGGATGATCGATGCTGGTGGCGCATCGGTCCTGCCCGGCTTCAACGAAGCGCATATGCACATTTTCGGCGGCTCGGTCGGCCTCAGCCAGCTGTCGCTGATGGGCGTTAAGGGTTTTGATGCGCTTAAGGATGCCATTCGCGCCTATGCCGAGCAAAATCCCGACAAGCCCCTGCTTGAAGGACTTTATGCCGACTATACGATCCTGTCGGAGGACGAGCGCGTCACCCGCCACCATCTCGATGCGATCATCCCCGATCGGCCCTTCGTGATGATGGCGCCGGATCGCCACACCGCCTGGGCCAACACCGCTGCGCTGAAAAAGGCCGGCATCCTGGAGGGCCGCGACGTCGGCATCGGCAACGAGATCGTGATGGGGCCCGACGGACTTGCCGCCGGCGAATTGCGCGAGACCAATGCTTTCAGCCCCGTGATGGCACTCAGTGAAACCGGCGGACGCGAAATGCTCGGCAGCGCGACCGGCGGCGACCCGGCGCATGTAACGCCGGAGGAGCGGGCAACGGACATCGCGGTTCTGAAAAAGGGCCTCGCCTATTGCGCATCGCAAGGCATTACCTCGATCCAGAACATGGACGGCAGCCTCTACCAGCTGGAAATGCTGCAGGAGATCGAGGATACCGAGGGCCTTCCGGTCCGCGTCCGCATGCCCTACCACATGAAGAACTTCATGCCACTCAGCGATCTGGCTGACAAGGCAGCGCTCTGGCGCGCACGCTTCAACTCAGACAAGCTGCGCTGCAACTTCGTCAAGATGTTTATGGATGGCGTGACCGAAGGCGAGACGGCGGTCTTTGTCGACGATTACAGCCACAAGCCCGGCTGGAAGGGAGAACCACTGTTTTCAGCCGAACACTTCAACGCCATTGCCGTCGAAGCTGACCGGCTCGGCCTGCCGGTCACCGTGCATGCCATCGGTGACGGCGCGGTACGCATGGTGCTCGACGGCTACGAGGCGGCGATCAACGCCAATGGCCGGCGCGACAGCCGCAACCGGGTCGAACATATCGAGGTGGTGCATCCCGACGACGTGCCACGCTTCGCGAAACTCGGCACCGTCGCCTCGATGCAACCGACCCATCCACCCGGCTCGGCCGGCCTGCCGTTGGAACCTTACCTGACCTATATCGGTGAGGATCGCTGGCAATATGCCTTCGCCTGGAAGCTTCTGGTCGATGCCGGCGCGACCATCGTCTTTGCCACCGACTGGCCGGTTTCGCCGCTCCCGCCGCTCAGTTGCATCACCGACGCGATGATCCGTGCACCCTGGCGTGACGACATGCCGGATCACCGGCTGACTTTGGCCCAGACGCTTGCCGCCTATACGCGCACCAGCGCCTGGGTGGAGTTTATGGAAGACCGGAAAGGCCTGCTGAAAGCCGGCTATTATGCCGACATTGTCATGCTGTCAGGTGATATCGAAATGCGACCCGTTGCCGAGATAGTCAATCTCACTCCGGTTGTTACCATCTGCGACGGCCGCATCACCTACGAGGCACGATAGGACACTCATGAGCAGCAGGCCGCCGGACGAGGACGAGACCGCAACCAAACTGCCGCGCGGCGACGAAAGCCAGCGCGGCCGGCCGGCTGGCGCGACCCGCAAGGGCCTTGAGACGCGTGCGCGGATCATCAAGGGCGCAATGGATGCCCTGGAGGACGGCGGCATGGGCGCGCTCACCACCCGTCGCATCGCAGAAAGCGCCGGCGTCAAGCTCGCCACCTTGCACTATTATTTCGACAGCAAGGAAAGCCTGCTGCTGGCCGTGCTCGAAGACCTGATTGCCGACATGGACAATGCCTATCAGCGGGATGAACCCTTGCCGGAAAATCCCGAAGACCGGGTCGAGGCGCTGATCCGCGCCAGCTGGCGCTACATCCAGCACACGCGCTCCAAGCAGATCGCCCAGACGGAACTGACCCTCTATGCGCTTAGGACAAAAGGCTCCGAATGGCTCGCGGCGCGCCAGTACAATGCCTATATCGATTTTTACGGCCATCTTGTCTTTGCCGACAACGACCAGCTCACCGGCGAGCGCTGGCGCATCGGCCGTGCCGTCGCCCGCCAGATCCTGATCGGTATCGATGGCATCATCCTGCAGAGCTACGCCCTGCAGGATCAGTCTGCCTCCAATGACGATGTCGAGGCGTTGATCATCGCCATGCGCGGCTACCTGCGCCGCATGATGGCCGACAGCAGCATGGCTGGAGAAGGCTAGGAAAGCCTCCACAAGCGCTTCGCATTGTCGGCAAACAACGCCTGCCTGTCCTCGAGACTGACGCCGGACAACAGCGCCTGCGTCGTTGCGACCCAGGTGGAAAGCCCGCCGCCCAGCGTGCACACCGGCCAATCCGAACCCCAGACCGCGCGATCGAAACCGAAGGCTGCGATGACATGCTCGAAATAGGGCTTCATGTCATCGAGCGTCCAGTTTTCCAGATCGCCATAGGCCGGGATGCCTGAAATCTTGACGCGGACATTGTCACGCCTGGCGATCTCGCTAATGCCATCTTTCCAGACGTCATAGCCATTGCCCTTGATATCAGGAACCCCGCAATGATCGAGGATGAATGTCACGTCCGGAGCGAGATCGACCAGTGCCTTTGCCTTGTCGATCTGATGCGGCAACATGCAGAGGTCGAAGGTCAGTCCCGTGCCGGACAGGCGCTTGATGTTTTCACGAAACAGAGCGCCTTCGGAGACATCGTCAGGCACGACATGCAGCACGCGGCGGAAACCCTTGACGAAGCGATTGCCGCGCTGCTGCTCCAGATAGGCGGGGAAATCCTCCTCCTCCGGCCGGCAGGCGGCAATCACGCCCCGGATCATGTTGCCGGGCTTGTGCGAGATCGACTGTACCATCTCCGTCTCGGCTGCCATGTCGACGGCATCGACATCGACCTCCATGTGAAGCACCGCGCTGATGCCGAGTCGGCGGGCCTCGCGCGCATAACGCTCATAGGTAAAGTCCGCGTCGAGCGCCGGCACGTCCTTCAGCCACGGATAGCGCAACCAGTCGCGATAGATCAGATGCAGATGGGTATCGATGATCATGGGTGCCTCCTCCAAAGCGCCGACTGGCCACACGTAAACTGCCCACTGGTAAACGGCAAATTCCGCGGTGAACTACTCTTGGCTCGATATGCCGGCTCCGGCAAGATCAGAAAGCCGCTTTGCGGTGGCGAGCAGGAGCTGGATCGTGTTGGTGATATCCGGCGCACCGGGCGTGTTGATCAGGGTGATATAGGGCACCGTCAATGCGGCAATGGCCGTTCCATCGGCAATCACGATCGGTGCCGTCAGGTTGATGACGCCCGCGGTCTGGGCGCTTGGCATCATTTCGTAGCCACGCGCCACCACCTGGTTCAGCCGCGCCTCGAATGCCGGCGTCATGCGATCGCCTTCGCCGCCGCTGCCGACATGTTCGGACACCATCATCGCCCGCGCATCCTTGCTGCGAAAGGCAAGCAGGACGTGACCGGAACCGGTGTCGAACAAGCCGACTCGGGAGCCGATCCGGATGGAAATCCCCCAGTATCCGGGCGCTTCCTGCTGGGCAATGACCACCGGGTTGCCGCGGTCATAGACGACGAGATGGTTGGCCTGGCGTGACGTCTCGCCGAGTTCACGCATCAACGGCATGGCAAACGAGGCCAGCCGGCGCGTCGGCACATGCATCTGGGCAAGGCCGAACAACTTCAGCGTCAGTGCAAACCGATCACCGTCGAGCCGCGCCACGTAGCCACGGCGCACGAGGCGATCGAGCATGCGATAGAACTCGTTCGGACTGCGGTCCAGCCGCTTGGCGATCTCCGCCTGGGTCAAGCCGCCGTCGACACCCGCCAGCAGCTCGACGATATCGAGCCCCTTGTCGAGAGCGGGCGCCCGGTAGCGGTCTTGTTCATGCTCGGCCTCAGTCAACCCTGCCCCCTTGCAGCACTCTGCGTCTGCCATGCGATTCATGAATAGGTGCTTTGTCTGTGAATTAGGCTCGCATTGGCGATCGTTTTATGCAACCCATATGAACGCATATTGGGAGCGGCCCCGTGTTTTGCGCAGCACTGATCGAGCGGTGTGCAGGGCGGGGCGCAGGAGTGGTCGAAGGCTGGAGCCCGGAGGGGAGCGCGGGGCGGCAAGGGAGCCGCAGCTGCGTAAAATGGTTCGACCACAAGCGAGAGGACGCAAGGAAGATGAGACTACCCCTGCAGGACAAACGCGTTTTGATCACGGCCGCCGGCCAGGGCATCGGCCGCGCCAGCGCTCTGGCTTTCGCTGAGGCCGGCGCCAGTGTCGTTGCCACGGATATCAATGCCGACGCCCTGAAAAGCCTCGATGGCGAAAGGGGAATTGAGACCAGGGTTCTCGACGTGCTGAAGGATGACGCGGTGAACGCCGTCATCGCGGCCTCCGGCCCATTCGATATCCTGTTCAACTGCGCCGGTTTCGTCCATTCGGGTTCGGTGCTCGACATGGCCGACAAGGACCTCGACTTTGCCTTCGACCTCAATGTCCGCGCCATGATCCGCACCATCCGCGCCGTCTTGCCGTCTATGCTCGAGCGGGGCGGTGGCTCGATCATCAACATGGCCTCGGTCGCAAGCTCGATCAAGGGCGTGCCGAACCGCTGCGCCTATACCGTCACCAAGGCCGCCGTCATCGGCCTGACCAAATCCGTCGCCGCCGACTATGTCACGCAGGGCATCCGCTGCAACGCCATCTGCCCGGGCACGGTCGAGAGCCCGTCGCTGCAGGATCGCATGAAGGCACAGGGCAACTACGACGAAGCGCGCGCCGCCTTCATCGCCCGCCAGCCGATGGGCCGCCTCGGCACGCCGGAAGAAATCGCCGACCTGGCCGTCTATCTCGCCGGCGCCACCTATACTTCAGGCCAGGCCTATTCGATCGACGGCGGCTGGGGCATCTGACAAAAACCCGAATGATGTGGCAGGTTTTGCGACCGCGCGACAATAAAGCAGAGGGCGCCGCACGCGCTCCACTCAGCAGGAAAGGAACCCAGACAAATGAAACTCATGCGCGTCGGCCCACTCGGCCAGGAAAAGCCGGCCCTCCAGGACAAAAACGGCAAGATCCGCGATCTCTCCGGCCATGTCGCCGACATCGGCGGCAGCGCCATCTCGCCGGAAGGCCTCGCCAGGATCGCCGCCCTTGATCCGGCAAGCCTGCCGGAAATCAGTGCCGAGCGCATAGGCGCCTGTGTCGCCGGCACGGGAAAATTCATCTGCATCGGCCTCAACTATTCCGACCATGCCGCCGAGACCGGCGCGCAGGTTCCGCCTGAACCCGTGATCTTCATGAAGGCGACCTCCGCCATCTGCGGCCCGAACGACGACGTGCTGATCCCGCGCGGCTCTGAGAAGACCGACTGGGAAGTCGAACTCGGCGTCGTCATCAGCAAGACGGCGAAATATGTCTCGGAAGCCGAAGCCATGGACTATGTCGCCGGCTACTGCGTGTCCCACGACGTATCGGAACGCGCCTTCCAGACCGAGCGCGCCGGTCAGTGGACCAAGGGCAAGTCCTGCGACACCTTCGGCCCGATCGGCCCATGGCTGGTGACGAAGGACGAAATTGCCGATCCGCAGGCCCTCGGCATGTGGCTCAAGGTCAATGGCCAGACCATGCAGAACGGCTCGTCGAAGACCATGGTATACGGCGTCGCCCACCTGGTCTCCTATCTCAGCCAGTTCATGTCCCTGCATCCCGGCGACGTCATCTCGACCGGCACGCCCCCCGGCGTCGGTCTCGGCATGAAGCCGCAACGCTTCCTGAAAGCCGGCGATGTCGTCGAACTCGGCATCGAAGGTCTGGGCAGCCAGAAACAGACGTTCAAGGCAGATGTCTGACGTACCGGCTTCCTGCGGCCAAAACTGCTGGCTCCTTTGACGTCAGGGTAGACAGGTACAAAAAGAAAAGCCGGGCCTCGCAGCCCGGCTTTGTACATTTCGAAGTAAGCCGAAGTTTACTTGATCATCGGTAGCAACTCGCTCACCGACTTCTTCGCGTCGCCATAGAACATCCGCGTGTTGTCCTTGTAAAACAGCGGATTCTCGATGCCGGAATAGCCTGTGCCTTGGCCGCGTTTGGAAACGAAGACCTGCTTGGCCTTCCACACCTGCAGCACGGGCATGCCGGCGATCGGGCTGTTCGGGTCTTCCTCGGCCGCCGGATTGACGATGTCGTTGGAGCCGATGACGATGACGACGTCTGTCGTCGGGAAGTCGTCGTTGATCTCGTCCATTTCCATGACGATATCATAGGGCACCTTGGCTTCGGCGAGCAGCACGTTCATGTGGCCCGGCAGACGCCCGGCCACCGGATGGATGGCGAAGCGCACGGTCTTGCCGGCGGCCCGCAACTTGCGGGTCAGCTCCGACACGGCCTGCTGCGCCTGGGCAACCGCCATGCCATAGCCCGGCACGATGATGACACTGTCGGCATCGTTCAGTGCGTTGGCGACGCCTTCCGCATCGATGGCGATCTGTTCGCCCTCGATCTCCATCGCCGGCCCTGTCGTGCCGCCGAAGCCGCCGAGAATGACCGAGACAAACGAGCGGTTCATCGCCTTGCACATGATATAGGACAGGATCGCACCGGAAGAGCCGACCAGCGCGCCGGTGACGATCAGGAGATCGTTGCCGAGCGAAAAGCCGATGGCAGCCGCGGCCCAGCCGGAATAGCTGTTGAGCATCGACACGACGACAGGCATGTCGGCGCCGCCGATGCCCATGATCAGATGATAGCCGATGAAGAAGGCAAGAAGCGTCATCAGCACCAGCGTCCAGATGCCCGCGCCGTTGAAGAACATCACCAGCAGGATGATCGACCCGAGAGCCGCGCCTGCATTGAGGAAATGCCCGCCCGGCAGCTTCTTCGCCTTGCCGTCCACCTTGCCGGCAAGCTTGCCGAAGGCGATGACCGAACCGGTGAAGGTGACCGCGCCGATGAACACGCCGAGGAAGACCTCGACCTTGAGAATGGCGATTTCCACCATGTCCTTGTGTGCGAGCTTTTCGGCAAAGCCGGCCAGCGTCGACAGGTCGCCGCCCGCCGCCTTCAGCGCCAGCACCGTGCTGAGTTCCAGTTCGGCATTATAGCCGATGAACACGGCGGCTAGGCCGACGAAAGAGTGCAGCGCCGCAACCAGCTGCGGCATTTCCGTCATCTGCACGCGGGCAGCGACGTAGTATCCCATGACCGAACCACCGGCGATCATCACAAGGATGATGAACCAGTTGCCGACACCCGGGCCGAAAACCGTGGCGATGACGGCGAGCCCCATGCCGACAATGCCGTACCAGACGGCGCGCTTGGCGCTTTCCTGGCCGGACAGACCGCCGAGAGAAAGGATGAAGAGAACAGCAGCGGCAATATAGGCCGCAGAAACGATACCGATTGTCATAGTCTTTTCCCCTCCCCGATCACGACTTCTGGAACATGGCGAGCATGCGCCGTGTCACGAGGAAGCCGCCGACGATATTGATCGTCGCGATCAGCACCGACAAAGCCGCCAGGATCACCACCAGCCAATTGCTGGAGCCGACCTGCAGCAGCGCACCCAGGATGACGATGCCGGAAATGGCATTGGTCACCGCCATCAGCGGCGTGTGCAGGGAGTGGCTGACATTCCAGATCACCGAGAAGCCGATGAAGCAGGACAGGACAAAGACGATGAAGTGGGACATGAAGCTTTCCGGCGCGTAGGCACCGACGACAAGCAGCAGCGCCGTGGCAAGCACCAGCAGCCCGACCTGATTGCGGGTCTGCGTCTTGAACGCCGCAATTTCCTTGGCCCGCTTCTCCTCCGGCGTCAGCTCCTTGATCTTCTCCTTCGGCTTTGCAGCCGCGATCGCCTGGATCTTCGGTGGCGGCGGGGGATAAGTGATCCCACCCTGGAAGGCAACGGTCGCGCCGCGAATGACGTCGTCTTCCATGTTGTGAACGACCGCACCATCCTTGGCCGGGGTCAGGTCGGTCATCATGTGGCGGATATTGGTCGCATAAAGCGTCGAGGCCTGGGCCGCCATGCGGCTTGGGAAATCGGTATAGCCGACGATCGTGACGCCATTGTCCGAGACGATCTTCTGGTCGGCAACCGTCAGGTCGCAATTGCCGCCACGCTCGGCGGCAAGATCGATCACGACCGAACCGGGCTTCATCGCCGCAACCATGTCGGCCAGCCAGAGCTTGGGCGCGTCACGGCCGGGGATCAGCGCCGTGGTAATGACGATGTCCATGTCGGGCGCAAGCTCGCGGAACTTGGCAAGCTGCTTTTCGCGGAATTCCGGCGACGAAGGTGCCGCATAGCCGCCGGTCGCGGCACCGTCCTGGCTGTCTTCGAACGCCAGATAGACGAACTGCGCACCCATCGATTCGATCTGCTCGGCCACTTCCGGACGCACGTCGAAGGCATAGGTGATCGCACCGAGCGAGGTCGCCGTACCGATCGCGGCAAGACCGGCGACGCCGGCGCCGATGACCAGGACCTTGGCCGGCGGCACCTTGCCGGCAGCCGTTACCTGGCCGGTGAAGAACCGGCCGAAATTGTTGCCCGCCTCGATCACCGCGCGGTAACCGGCGATATTGGCCATCGAAGACAGCGCGTCCATCTTCTGGGCGCGCGAAATACGCGGCACCATGTCCATGGCGATCACATTGGCACCGGTCGATTTCGACTGCTCGAGCAGATCGGCGTTCTGAGCCGGGTAGAAGAACGAGATCAGCGTCTTTCCGGCAGACAGTCGATTGACCTCTGCCGTCTCCGGCGGACGAACCTTGGCGATCACATCGGATGCCGAATAGAGCGCCTCGGCGCCTTCAACGACGGTGACGCCGGCGGCACGATAGGCCTCGTCCGAAAAGCCGGCTGCCTTGCCGGCGCCGGTCTCGATCAAACATTCGTAACCGAGCTTTTGCAGCTGGACGGCACTATCCGGCGTCATCGCGACGCGCGCCTCTCCCCCGTAAATTTCCCTAGGCGAACCGATCTTCAAACCCATCTCCCTCTCGAACCTCGCTCCATCAAGCCCAATCCCTCCACCAAAAGTCGCAGGGACTCTTCACGGCGGAAACGATCAGATGCACGCGCGGCTGTCTAGTACGCTTGGCGGCGCAAGTGTCGGTTTTTGTCGCATTGGGAATAGCTTAAAACGATTTTTGTTGCGCCGCACAATTCAGCGGCCGGCGCGAAAATGGAACAATTGCGGCACCTGTCGGTTACCTGTTCGAATTTAATCAAACGGAGATGACCATGCTGCACTGGATCCTGATCTTGCTTCTGATTGCCGCCGTTGCGAGCCTTCTCGGTTTTCGCGGCGTGGCCGGAGCCTCTGCCGGAATTGCCAAGATTCTGATTTTCATCGTTCTGGTGATCCTGATCATCGCTCTGTTTACCGGCGTGCTCATCGTCGCCTGATAAGGCAAACCGTGCGACCAGACGAAATCGGCCGGCTCCAACGAGCCGGCCGATTTCATGTGCACCATCTATCTATCTGTCCAGGCCGCATCTCGCATCAGATGAAAGGCCGCATCCGGGGATCGCCCGGCGTCCAGCGCGCGGTCGCCTGCAGCCCCTCCGGATCCAGAACTTCGCAGCCTCTGTCACGCCACAGGATATAGCCGCGATCGGACAGCTTTTTCAGCGTCTTGTTGGTATGAACGATGGACAGCCCGAGCGTGTCGGCAAAGTGTGTCTGGGTGATGGGAATATGGCGGCGAACGTCATCGAGCAGACCGGCGATGCGTCCCCGTTCGAACAGGAACGCCAACAGGTAAGACGCACGTTCGATCGCCGAGCGCCGACCGATGCTCAGCAGATGCTCATCGAGGATTGTCTCCTCCCGTGACGCGAGCCATGTCAGATCGAAACCAAGGCCGGGATGGCGCTCAAACAGGCTGAACAGACGACTGCGCTCGAACACACACAGCTTCATCGGCGTCATCGCCTCGACGGAATGCTGCATTTCGGCCATCACCGCCCCCTGCAACCCGATCATGTCGCCAGGCACCACGTAGTTGAGGATCTGCCGACGGCCGTCCTCAAGGATCTTGTAGCGGAAGCCCCAGCCGGACAGGACGGTGTAGAGATGCGCACTGCGGGCGCCTTCGACCAGAACCGTTGTTCCCGGATCGGCCATCAGTTCGCCGCGCTTGAACTGCGCGACGAATTCCAGCTCGTCCTCCGTAAAGGTTCGAAAATGCGGCATGCGCCGCAAGGGACATTCGTAACAGCTGACGCGAACCGGATTCAGGCGAGTTTCCCCGGCCATGGGATTACCTCGTTTGTTTGCCAGTTTGTTCCCTCACAGGAACACAACCAACGCCGCACATGTCTTTTTTAAATGACGATGGAGAAGCCCGGCACCATAAGCGGTTCTGGAAAAAGGATTAGTCATGCAAAACCCGTCGCTTCGCGTTCTCATTGCCGAGAACCAATATCTGATTGCGATGGAGGTCGAAAGGATCCTCGCTGAAACGCTGGCCTGCGAGGTGACGATCGTCCCTCTCACACGGCTTGAAAGCGAACTCTCGAGAAGCCCCTTCGATGTCGTCATTCTGGACGCAGCCCCCAACGACAACCTCAATACTGTGCGTGGCCGCATGATCGAGGCGGCCGGTGCCAACCCTGTCTTCCTGTCCTCCTATGACCAGTTCCCGCAGAGCGGCACAAGCCGGACAGACTACCCGTTCGTCACCAAGCCGCCGCAGCCTGAGGCACTGGCAGACGCAGTGACCCAGGCAAAGCGGCAAGGCGCATCGTCAAAGGGCGAAGGCTTTCTTGGTGACCGCTGAACTGTGTGCATCGGGGCCGTAGTCCCCTTCCCCGCTGACACCGAGAATTTCCTGCAGCTTGTTGCGCGCACGGTTGATGCGGCTTTTGATGGTGCCGACAGCACAGCCGCAGATTTCGG encodes:
- a CDS encoding SDR family oxidoreductase, which codes for MRLPLQDKRVLITAAGQGIGRASALAFAEAGASVVATDINADALKSLDGERGIETRVLDVLKDDAVNAVIAASGPFDILFNCAGFVHSGSVLDMADKDLDFAFDLNVRAMIRTIRAVLPSMLERGGGSIINMASVASSIKGVPNRCAYTVTKAAVIGLTKSVAADYVTQGIRCNAICPGTVESPSLQDRMKAQGNYDEARAAFIARQPMGRLGTPEEIADLAVYLAGATYTSGQAYSIDGGWGI
- a CDS encoding TetR/AcrR family transcriptional regulator, coding for MSSRPPDEDETATKLPRGDESQRGRPAGATRKGLETRARIIKGAMDALEDGGMGALTTRRIAESAGVKLATLHYYFDSKESLLLAVLEDLIADMDNAYQRDEPLPENPEDRVEALIRASWRYIQHTRSKQIAQTELTLYALRTKGSEWLAARQYNAYIDFYGHLVFADNDQLTGERWRIGRAVARQILIGIDGIILQSYALQDQSASNDDVEALIIAMRGYLRRMMADSSMAGEG
- a CDS encoding amidohydrolase family protein is translated as MIIDTHLHLIYRDWLRYPWLKDVPALDADFTYERYAREARRLGISAVLHMEVDVDAVDMAAETEMVQSISHKPGNMIRGVIAACRPEEEDFPAYLEQQRGNRFVKGFRRVLHVVPDDVSEGALFRENIKRLSGTGLTFDLCMLPHQIDKAKALVDLAPDVTFILDHCGVPDIKGNGYDVWKDGISEIARRDNVRVKISGIPAYGDLENWTLDDMKPYFEHVIAAFGFDRAVWGSDWPVCTLGGGLSTWVATTQALLSGVSLEDRQALFADNAKRLWRLS
- a CDS encoding IclR family transcriptional regulator, whose product is MNRMADAECCKGAGLTEAEHEQDRYRAPALDKGLDIVELLAGVDGGLTQAEIAKRLDRSPNEFYRMLDRLVRRGYVARLDGDRFALTLKLFGLAQMHVPTRRLASFAMPLMRELGETSRQANHLVVYDRGNPVVIAQQEAPGYWGISIRIGSRVGLFDTGSGHVLLAFRSKDARAMMVSEHVGSGGEGDRMTPAFEARLNQVVARGYEMMPSAQTAGVINLTAPIVIADGTAIAALTVPYITLINTPGAPDITNTIQLLLATAKRLSDLAGAGISSQE
- a CDS encoding amidohydrolase; protein product: MSIPADIIIHNARVLTMDDAMPKAQAIALAGNRILAVGTDAEIMTHCAPATRMIDAGGASVLPGFNEAHMHIFGGSVGLSQLSLMGVKGFDALKDAIRAYAEQNPDKPLLEGLYADYTILSEDERVTRHHLDAIIPDRPFVMMAPDRHTAWANTAALKKAGILEGRDVGIGNEIVMGPDGLAAGELRETNAFSPVMALSETGGREMLGSATGGDPAHVTPEERATDIAVLKKGLAYCASQGITSIQNMDGSLYQLEMLQEIEDTEGLPVRVRMPYHMKNFMPLSDLADKAALWRARFNSDKLRCNFVKMFMDGVTEGETAVFVDDYSHKPGWKGEPLFSAEHFNAIAVEADRLGLPVTVHAIGDGAVRMVLDGYEAAINANGRRDSRNRVEHIEVVHPDDVPRFAKLGTVASMQPTHPPGSAGLPLEPYLTYIGEDRWQYAFAWKLLVDAGATIVFATDWPVSPLPPLSCITDAMIRAPWRDDMPDHRLTLAQTLAAYTRTSAWVEFMEDRKGLLKAGYYADIVMLSGDIEMRPVAEIVNLTPVVTICDGRITYEAR
- a CDS encoding amidohydrolase; the protein is MSQTADLIITNARVLTMDPAKPRAEAIALLGNRILAVGSAPEIDALADAATRVIDANGATVLPGFNEAHMHIFPGSVSLRQLNLHGIQGIDQMKTAILDYAAANPDEPLLMGFSADYSIIGLGEPVTRQHLDSILPDRPFMMFAPDHHTAWANTKALQQAGLLYGKDVGIGNEVVMGADGLASGELREGNAFGPVAALASTGGREELGMVTGMDPETVTPEQYALDRSILKAGLNYCASWGVTSIQNFDGNHYQLRLMRDLEQAGELPCRIRIPFHMKNFMDLGELDKAAEWKKEFATDMVRGDFVKVFMDGVLDSQTAYMLGGYGDRPDYDYEPLFSPHAFNAIATRADALGLQVAVHAIGSAAIRQTLDGYEAALAANGKQDNRHRIEHIEIIHPDDIPRFATLGIVASMQPVHYPGGTCFPAEPTTAKIGEDRWQYAYAWRTMKEVGAPVVFASDWPVSPVSPFQCIQDALTRKPWKDGLPDQRFSLEESLEAYTAIGAWVEFMEDRKGRLKPGFLADVVVLSTDIETVAPNEIMAKVRAAITICDGRITYQA